The Anabaena sp. WA102 genome contains a region encoding:
- a CDS encoding HNH endonuclease, which produces MRKVLVLNASYEPLNITSWRRATVLLIKGKAERLEYNGKFLYSDFPMPTVIRLRHYVRVPYMEIPLTRRNILHRDSHTCQYCGHTGDGLTLDHVMPRSRGGEDTWENIVTACVRCNIKKGCRTPQEARMPLRHLPRQPYSSLYFEVTKHLKSGMHQEWQKYVIGL; this is translated from the coding sequence ATGAGGAAGGTTTTAGTCCTGAACGCCTCTTACGAACCGCTCAACATCACCAGTTGGCGACGTGCCACCGTGTTGTTGATTAAAGGCAAGGCTGAACGCTTAGAATACAACGGTAAATTCCTTTACTCGGATTTTCCGATGCCAACCGTAATTCGGTTGCGTCATTATGTCCGTGTTCCTTATATGGAAATTCCGCTGACTCGGAGAAATATCTTGCATCGTGATAGCCATACTTGTCAATACTGTGGTCACACAGGAGACGGCTTAACTCTCGATCATGTCATGCCAAGATCACGAGGGGGTGAAGACACTTGGGAAAATATTGTCACGGCTTGTGTCCGCTGCAATATCAAAAAAGGCTGTCGTACACCGCAAGAGGCGCGAATGCCCTTGCGTCATTTACCCCGTCAACCTTACAGTAGTCTCTACTTTGAGGTGACAAAGCATCTTAAAAGTGGAATGCACCAGGAGTGGCAAAAGTATGTCATAGGTCTTTGA
- a CDS encoding DHH family phosphoesterase → MYVNYPPSQFESLSLTTDPHPEELEIEKEVIELPPLNRTSLPSSNGDGGIYLVQRGNSLASQKSEELQKTLLAHRHERQLVILQDFPDPDALSCAWSYQLIAQQYDIKCDIVYAGTLSHQENIALVKLTNLPAQRWTIQTLKNKNLSCYQGFVLIDNQGTTSQLLPAIQQAGIPLIVLVDHHSLQGELKSEFVDVRPYVRATATIFTQYLQAGLLTLDNSISQHVKCATALMHGLRSDTNRLMQAQEEDFMAAGYLSRFYDAQLLNAILQANRSKRVMDVIERSLKNRIVQNNFSIAGVGYLRYDDRDAIPQAADFLVTEENVHTAVVYGIVHDEDDELEVVIGSLRTTKLTLDPDEFIKEAFGQDSAGRFFGGGRTGAGGFEIPMGFLSGGNENSAYAKIKWEVFDAQIKQKLLKLVNPRDNPIQS, encoded by the coding sequence ATGTACGTGAATTATCCACCTTCTCAATTTGAAAGTTTATCATTGACCACAGATCCCCATCCAGAGGAATTAGAAATAGAGAAAGAGGTAATTGAACTTCCACCGTTAAACCGGACTTCCTTACCATCCTCTAATGGTGATGGAGGTATCTATTTAGTCCAGCGTGGCAATTCTCTAGCATCTCAAAAATCAGAGGAGTTACAGAAGACGCTGCTTGCACATCGTCATGAACGTCAGTTGGTGATTTTACAGGATTTTCCTGATCCTGATGCTCTTTCTTGTGCTTGGTCTTACCAATTAATTGCCCAACAGTATGATATCAAGTGTGATATTGTTTACGCGGGAACTTTAAGTCATCAGGAAAATATTGCTTTAGTTAAGCTCACTAATTTACCTGCTCAACGTTGGACAATACAAACTTTAAAAAATAAAAATTTGTCATGCTATCAAGGGTTTGTGTTAATTGACAACCAGGGAACTACGTCTCAATTATTACCAGCCATCCAACAAGCTGGAATTCCCCTGATAGTGCTGGTGGATCATCATAGTTTACAAGGAGAACTCAAGTCAGAATTTGTTGATGTTCGTCCTTATGTGCGAGCTACAGCGACAATTTTTACTCAATACTTACAAGCAGGATTATTAACTTTAGATAATAGCATTAGCCAGCACGTTAAATGTGCTACAGCTTTAATGCACGGGTTACGCTCAGATACAAATCGGTTGATGCAGGCACAGGAAGAAGATTTTATGGCTGCTGGGTATTTGAGCAGGTTTTATGATGCTCAGTTACTAAATGCTATTTTGCAAGCAAATCGTTCTAAGCGGGTAATGGATGTGATCGAGCGATCGCTTAAAAACCGCATCGTTCAAAATAACTTTTCTATAGCTGGTGTTGGTTATTTGCGCTATGATGACCGGGATGCAATTCCCCAAGCGGCTGATTTTCTCGTTACTGAGGAAAATGTGCATACAGCAGTAGTTTATGGAATTGTTCATGATGAAGATGACGAATTAGAAGTAGTGATAGGTTCTCTGAGAACCACCAAACTGACGTTAGATCCTGATGAATTTATTAAAGAAGCCTTTGGACAAGATAGTGCTGGGCGATTTTTTGGTGGTGGGAGGACGGGTGCTGGAGGCTTTGAAATTCCGATGGGTTTCTTATCTGGTGGTAATGAAAATTCAGCTTATGCCAAAATCAAATGGGAAGTTTTCGACGCACAAATTAAACAGAAACTATTGAAATTGGTAAATCCTAGAGATAATCCAATTCAGTCTTAA
- a CDS encoding papain fold toxin domain-containing protein codes for MTTGVILNKEDIIYQQIIAIASSYGIFDCIPCARAIKEFLIRQSIHGKHIKINTNSQDPIYGRIYDDSIGELIATTGHHEGVIIEINDGELVFDNIHHQGITRLNWIQNLYSPILDAGLEFQITETYF; via the coding sequence TTGACAACGGGAGTGATTTTGAATAAAGAGGATATCATCTATCAACAAATTATAGCAATTGCCAGTAGTTACGGAATATTTGATTGTATACCCTGTGCTAGAGCAATCAAAGAATTTTTAATCAGACAAAGTATTCATGGTAAGCATATTAAAATAAATACAAATTCTCAAGATCCAATTTATGGCAGAATTTATGATGATAGTATTGGAGAATTGATTGCTACCACTGGTCATCATGAAGGTGTTATAATAGAGATAAATGACGGAGAACTTGTTTTTGACAATATTCACCATCAAGGCATTACCCGATTAAACTGGATACAGAATCTCTATTCACCTATATTAGATGCAGGATTAGAGTTTCAAATCACAGAAACTTACTTTTAA
- a CDS encoding type II toxin-antitoxin system HicA family toxin: MGRLSNISGKQTVKIFEKFGYAVDHQTGSHIILWHESKPILSVPNHKELAPGLLRSLIRQAGITVDEFLGNK; the protein is encoded by the coding sequence ATGGGACGCTTATCAAATATTTCCGGTAAACAAACAGTCAAAATCTTTGAAAAATTTGGCTATGCTGTAGATCATCAAACCGGAAGTCATATCATACTGTGGCACGAATCAAAACCTATTTTATCAGTTCCCAATCATAAAGAACTAGCACCAGGGTTACTCAGAAGTTTAATTAGACAAGCAGGAATTACCGTAGATGAATTTTTAGGAAATAAGTAA
- a CDS encoding type II toxin-antitoxin system HicB family antitoxin, with amino-acid sequence MKFQVIFTYDSEYLGYVAEVPELPGCVSQGKSLDEAIENIKDAIKGYLHVLEKHGKPYVTKESQSFVGEVVV; translated from the coding sequence ATGAAATTTCAAGTAATATTCACTTATGATTCAGAATATCTAGGTTACGTTGCTGAAGTACCAGAACTTCCTGGTTGTGTCAGTCAAGGTAAAAGCTTAGATGAAGCAATTGAAAATATCAAAGATGCTATCAAAGGCTATCTTCACGTATTAGAAAAACATGGGAAACCCTATGTAACCAAAGAATCTCAATCTTTTGTAGGGGAAGTAGTAGTATAA
- a CDS encoding type II toxin-antitoxin system ParD family antitoxin, with the protein MKSMNISLPDTMRDYIEEQVAQGGYSSVSEYFRELVRQDQKLRANERLQTMLLEGLNSGNATEMTAQDWEDIRQAVREKTNKRQSAI; encoded by the coding sequence ATGAAAAGTATGAATATTTCCTTACCTGACACTATGCGCGATTATATAGAAGAACAGGTAGCGCAAGGAGGTTACAGCAGCGTTAGTGAATATTTTCGGGAATTAGTGCGACAAGACCAAAAACTCAGAGCCAACGAACGATTACAAACCATGCTTTTAGAAGGATTAAACTCAGGAAATGCAACAGAAATGACTGCACAAGATTGGGAAGATATTCGTCAAGCAGTTCGTGAAAAAACTAACAAACGTCAAAGTGCAATTTAG
- a CDS encoding type II toxin-antitoxin system PemK/MazF family toxin: MAKHSDYRMGSIWIVTFDPSVGTEIQKTRPALIISGTLFNNQRSKVTRIFGFTCI; the protein is encoded by the coding sequence ATGGCAAAACATAGCGATTACCGAATGGGAAGCATCTGGATAGTAACATTTGATCCATCTGTAGGTACAGAAATTCAAAAAACTCGTCCAGCACTGATAATTTCTGGGACTTTGTTTAACAACCAACGCAGCAAAGTCACTAGAATATTTGGTTTTACGTGCATTTGA
- a CDS encoding ribbon-helix-helix domain-containing protein, with protein MAKISISLPEELLNYIDQKVENRSALIENLLKQWQEKQQDEALAAACALVDELELGWESEWQNIAITEWEASG; from the coding sequence ATGGCTAAAATCTCAATTTCATTGCCAGAGGAACTACTAAATTACATTGACCAAAAAGTTGAAAACCGTAGTGCGTTGATTGAAAATCTCTTGAAACAATGGCAAGAAAAACAACAAGATGAAGCACTAGCCGCAGCTTGTGCTTTGGTTGATGAATTAGAATTAGGTTGGGAAAGTGAATGGCAAAACATAGCGATTACCGAATGGGAAGCATCTGGATAG
- a CDS encoding type II toxin-antitoxin system PemK/MazF family toxin, giving the protein MLSKGKIIYPQRGEIYLVNFDPTIGSEIKKTRPALILQNDVSNQYSPITIVAAITSQFTEPLYPTEVLIKVPEGGLQVDSVALLNQIRSIDKQRLIKRLGILESVTMEQVDRAIQISLGLVNLI; this is encoded by the coding sequence GTGTTAAGTAAGGGAAAAATAATCTATCCCCAGCGTGGTGAAATCTACTTGGTTAATTTTGATCCAACTATAGGTTCAGAAATCAAAAAAACACGCCCAGCTTTAATTTTGCAGAATGACGTTTCTAATCAATATAGTCCTATAACTATTGTAGCTGCTATTACTTCTCAGTTTACAGAACCTTTGTATCCTACTGAAGTGCTAATTAAAGTACCAGAAGGAGGTTTACAGGTTGATTCTGTTGCACTTCTTAATCAAATTCGTTCTATTGATAAACAACGATTAATTAAACGGTTGGGTATTCTAGAATCAGTCACAATGGAACAGGTAGATAGAGCAATTCAGATTAGTTTGGGTTTAGTGAATTTAATATAA
- a CDS encoding Uma2 family endonuclease, with product MTLQILDKTTTISEQRFLLPGYYTWEEFETIETLTADAAGLRITYLDGCIEFMTLGEQHETIKSVIAIFLALYFFEKGINFIPVGSATRRAKEKSASFEPDESYYIGEKKANPDLAIEVNITSGSIDKLEKYKRFNITEVWFWENNQFSLYHLKNDNYEQINQSELLPDLDIDLLASCVLMPYIIDARTAFIKGIKK from the coding sequence ATGACTCTCCAAATCCTAGACAAAACTACCACAATTTCCGAACAGCGATTTCTTCTACCTGGTTATTACACTTGGGAGGAATTTGAAACAATAGAAACCTTAACCGCAGATGCAGCAGGTTTGCGGATAACTTATCTTGATGGGTGCATTGAATTTATGACACTTGGTGAACAACACGAAACTATTAAAAGTGTAATTGCTATATTCTTAGCATTATACTTTTTTGAAAAAGGTATAAACTTTATTCCAGTAGGCAGTGCTACTCGTCGCGCAAAAGAAAAAAGTGCTTCATTTGAACCTGATGAATCTTATTATATCGGAGAAAAAAAAGCAAATCCAGATTTAGCAATTGAGGTTAATATTACCAGTGGCAGTATTGACAAACTAGAAAAATATAAAAGGTTTAATATTACCGAAGTCTGGTTTTGGGAAAATAATCAATTCTCTCTATATCATCTCAAAAATGATAACTATGAGCAAATTAACCAAAGTGAATTATTGCCAGATTTAGATATAGATTTATTGGCAAGTTGTGTTTTAATGCCTTACATTATTGATGCAAGAACAGCATTTATTAAAGGTATTAAGAAGTAG
- a CDS encoding IS4 family transposase translates to MLPQSYQTIFRKHLSEQQYLTLEILLLLIQAHRQVKLSKLASLFPQPIKYESRKRNLQRFLGIGKLCVKLLWFPLIKYWIRQSLTPKQLNREQRRYFHKKQYQKYGYWMVALDRTQWKGRNIFMVTLVWGTHALPLYWETLNHVGNSNLQTQKRLIKTAIKLLKKCRIVVLADREFHSPKLAKWLDEQGVYFALRQKKNLYFQEKPEQEYQVLKNQGFKPGMSRFYEKVKCGKGDELGLFNIAVYWKRKYRNSGPKEPWYILTNLPTLQQTLCLYRCRWGIEQFFKDCKTGGYNLEDTKVNETRFLALVLLIVIAYSLATMHGQRMKKLGIETYAGRIQQHQDKYPRQSDFSFALYGQLWIYGMELWADLALNLINLKPHKRLFFQRGFQALSLMKQAL, encoded by the coding sequence ATGTTACCACAATCATATCAAACAATTTTCCGAAAGCATTTGAGTGAACAGCAGTATTTGACACTAGAGATATTGTTGTTATTAATACAGGCTCATCGCCAAGTAAAACTGTCAAAATTGGCCAGCTTGTTTCCCCAACCAATTAAATATGAAAGCAGGAAACGTAATCTACAAAGATTTTTAGGAATAGGTAAACTCTGCGTAAAATTATTATGGTTTCCATTGATAAAATATTGGATTAGACAATCGTTAACACCAAAACAACTGAATCGAGAACAGCGCCGTTATTTTCATAAAAAACAGTATCAAAAATATGGTTATTGGATGGTAGCACTGGATAGAACACAGTGGAAGGGGCGAAATATATTTATGGTGACATTGGTATGGGGTACTCATGCCCTACCACTATATTGGGAAACATTAAATCATGTCGGAAATAGTAATTTACAAACACAGAAAAGATTAATAAAAACAGCAATAAAGTTGTTAAAAAAATGTCGAATTGTGGTGTTAGCAGACAGAGAATTTCATAGTCCAAAACTGGCTAAATGGCTTGATGAGCAAGGAGTTTACTTCGCTTTACGCCAGAAGAAAAACCTTTATTTTCAAGAAAAACCTGAACAAGAATATCAAGTTCTTAAAAATCAAGGATTTAAGCCAGGAATGTCGAGATTTTATGAAAAAGTTAAATGTGGTAAAGGGGATGAATTAGGCTTATTTAATATCGCTGTTTATTGGAAGAGAAAATATCGGAACTCTGGACCAAAAGAACCTTGGTATATCTTGACGAATCTACCAACTCTCCAACAAACTTTATGCCTCTATAGATGTCGATGGGGAATTGAGCAATTCTTTAAGGATTGTAAAACTGGTGGTTATAATTTAGAGGATACTAAAGTAAATGAAACTCGCTTTTTAGCTTTAGTATTATTGATTGTCATTGCTTATAGTTTAGCCACTATGCACGGTCAACGGATGAAAAAATTAGGTATAGAGACTTATGCCGGACGTATTCAACAACATCAGGACAAGTACCCACGTCAAAGTGATTTTAGCTTTGCTCTCTACGGACAACTATGGATTTATGGTATGGAATTATGGGCTGATTTAGCTCTGAATTTAATCAATCTCAAGCCTCATAAACGCCTCTTTTTTCAACGGGGCTTTCAGGCTCTATCCCTTATGAAACAAGCTCTTTAG
- a CDS encoding class I SAM-dependent methyltransferase, with amino-acid sequence MIPGTTSRLTIVDHSETYGRHILQEGLKNIDISRCVDLGCGSGEDLLIVKHHYPKAKCIGIDYGSWNLEKLIQMGIEPISLNIENQQFPFENESIDFIIANQILEHTKEIFWINHEIFRSLRIGGYLYLGVPNVLSLHNRILGIFGVHPTSTKLISAHVRVFSKNDTINFYSNIAGRFTSIEKFSGSQFYPFPKIMARPLSTILPSLAFSIFFMIKKTEEYKGEFIEWLIKTPLETNFFRGQNEHKSL; translated from the coding sequence GTGATACCCGGTACTACAAGCAGATTGACTATTGTTGACCATAGTGAAACCTATGGAAGGCATATTTTACAAGAAGGTCTTAAAAATATAGATATCTCAAGATGTGTAGATTTAGGATGTGGTAGTGGAGAAGATTTGTTAATAGTCAAACACCATTATCCGAAAGCAAAATGTATAGGTATAGATTATGGTAGTTGGAATTTGGAAAAATTAATACAAATGGGTATTGAGCCTATTTCACTTAATATAGAGAATCAGCAGTTTCCTTTTGAAAATGAATCTATTGATTTTATTATAGCTAACCAGATTTTAGAACACACCAAGGAAATATTTTGGATTAATCACGAAATTTTTAGAAGCCTAAGAATTGGTGGTTATTTATATTTGGGTGTGCCAAATGTACTTTCTTTGCATAATCGTATTCTAGGAATTTTTGGAGTTCATCCGACTTCTACAAAATTGATTTCTGCTCATGTAAGAGTCTTTTCTAAAAATGATACAATCAATTTTTACAGTAATATTGCTGGAAGATTTACATCTATTGAGAAATTCTCTGGCTCTCAATTCTATCCTTTTCCTAAAATCATGGCTAGACCCTTATCTACTATATTACCTTCTCTCGCATTTTCAATTTTCTTTATGATTAAAAAAACTGAAGAATACAAAGGAGAGTTTATTGAGTGGTTAATAAAAACACCTCTTGAGACTAACTTTTTTAGAGGACAAAACGAACATAAATCTCTTTAG